A single window of Cydia splendana chromosome 13, ilCydSple1.2, whole genome shotgun sequence DNA harbors:
- the LOC134795968 gene encoding NFX1-type zinc finger-containing protein 1-like, translating to MSDASKPSLRIDWFDGTLIEETRSNTGRNASEFADEEQPATQTTAEVPQFQKKPIGYKKLLDISMLKPPALTLEISHKNSFWYLMDSELKGDFIVLIVKILANVYKSLEPGEKSMIITVLKSKFLKSNFLNTLKEYLSGLPAVRVVEKRMNSQLWDDAESFYLNVLAICEGIYNFSGKNREYLSEAQSLLEVLETSALGVKEEHTERFRDELFIEIEDLKTKLLNSLKKESSEPTRSQANPSKDTNHFKNLNIFPTKADLLGNTALNIQPNIINGAYPSMEHYLDVQFKLLREDCFGPLREGISKYMENPNKRRHENIRVYPKVRIIRTYISNNKVGHLVDIAWTDRINHGRFDSKKYAYSKRLMFGSLLLFTSDNFETILCATVLDSGASLLSDGYIAVSFHNPVSKAIFEQQFLMVESEVFFEPYHRVLKVMQESMDDLPMKKYIVDVQTQTQPPAYLTPETIYTIPNSKEDTYIPVLDTDQWPTPFDLDQSQLEAYKLALTREFAVIQGPPGTGKTFIGVKIASTILKNLSLEGTPMLVICYTNHALDQFLEGILKVTDNVVRLGSQSKNKTMDQYTLNSMRTKIKCKYSYLYSNKRKELEKIFNEMTEVQTEIEKCEKEIISYKSIKPHLKVDSKLLELKSSHEDSVLTWLFSHLDDKFEDVDDVEDWEKFDDLDISTDKLDTCFSEQMALKDMESMRSSIKYVKDVTEDLEEAKKMEEKFLDKIDRVRRRLNCFKKNMLQQKENRSQIPNVTDLHSLEPELRWKIYHMAVGNIKNELMAKMNALMDQHTTVSEELEEVATLIDGEVMSTARVVGVTTTAAARRHDLLKRLMSPIVIVEEAAEVLEAHIVASLTNRCQHLILIGDHKQLKPSAAHYKLAKHYNLEISLFERMIRNGVHARTLTSQRRMRPKFASLIVPVIYERLDSHPSVYEYKDVRGMKENLWFYSHDVYEESEGLEDSWSHKNTFEAKWCVALADYLRKMKYTPAEITILATYTGQATLIKELTKNYDSLRDVKVTVVDNYQGEENRIVILSLVRSNRDGKIGFLSAENRVCVALSRAKEGFYIFGNMTVLQSSSRLWRQINTRLIEQNAIGDKITLTCETHKTTVDVSNVHDMNDQGTCISSCKMKNT from the exons ATGTCTGACGCGAGCAAACCTTCTCTTCGTATCGACTGGTTCGATGGCACCCTTATCGAAGAAACCAGGTCAAATACTGGCCGAAATGCGTCAGAATTCGCTGATGAAGAACAACCGGCCACGCAAACGACGGCTGAAGTCCCACAGTTCCAGAAAAAACCTATAGGCTATAAGAAATTACTAGATATCTCTATGCTCAAACCGCCGGCGCTAACCTTAGAAATTTCACATAAAAACAGCTTTTGGTACCTCATGGATAGTGAGTTAAAAGGAGACTTTATAGTGCTAATAGTAAAAATTCTCGCCAATGTGTATAAATCGCTCGAACCTGGTGAAAAGTCTATGATTATAACTGTGTTGAAATCAAAGtttttaaaatcaaactttttGAATACCTTGAAGGAGTATCTAAGTGGGTTACCGGCTGTACGCGTGGTAGAAAAAAGAATGAATTCCCAGCTGTGGGATGACGCAGAATCTTTTTACTTGAATGTCCTAGCTATTTGTGAAGGAATTTACAATTTTAGTGGTAAAAATAGGGAATATTTAAGTGAAGCTCAATCCTTGTTGGAGGTATTAGAAACTAGTGCATTAGGAGTTAAGGAAGAGCATACCGAGCGGTTTAGAGATGAGCTGTTTATTGAAATAGAGGATTTAAAAACTAAGCTATTAAATAGTTTAAAGAAG GAGTCTTCGGAACCTACAAGATCGCAAGCCAACCCAAGTAAAGACACCAACCACTTCAAAAACCTCAACATCTTCCCCACAAAAGCGGACTTGCTTGGAAACACTGCACTTAACATTCAGCCGAACATTATAAATGGGGCGTACCCTAGCATGGAACATTATTTAGATGTGCAGTTCAAGCTGCTTCGGGAAGATTGCTTCGGACCTTTGAGAGAGGGCATAA gtaaatatATGGAAAATCCAAATAAAAGAAGACATGAAAATATCAG AGTATATCCCAAAGTGAGAATCATCCGCACATACATAAGCAACAACAAAGTCGGTCACCTAGTGGACATCGCTTGGACGGACCGCATCAACCACGGCCGGTTCGACAGCAAGAAATATGCGTACAGCAAGCGACTTATGTTCGGGTCTTTATTGCTCTTCACTAGTGATAACTTTGAGACAATATTGTGCGCGACTGTACTGGATTCAGGAGCAAGTTTGCTGAGTGATGGatat ATCGCGGTATCGTTTCACAACCCCGTGTCAAAGGCAATATTTGAGCAACAGTTCTTAATGGTGGAGAGTGAAGTATTCTTCGAGCCCTACCATAGAGTTCTGAAAGTCATGCAAGAGTCTATGGATGACTTGCcgatgaaaaaatacattgttgaTGTTCAG ACTCAAACTCAACCGCCAGCCTACCTAACTCCAGAAACGATATACACCATACCCAACTCCAAAGAAGACACCTACATCCCAGTCTTAGACACCGACCAGTGGCCGACACCCTTCGACCTCGACCAATCACAACTCGAAGCTTATAAACTAGCTTTAACTAGAGAATTCGCTGTCATACAAGGCCCACCAGGTACTGGTAAAACTTTCATAGGGGTCAAAATCGCTTCAACAATTTTAAAGAATTTATCCTTAGAAGGTACACCAATGTTGGTTATCTGTTATACGAATCACGCCCTAGATCAATTCCTTGAAGGAATCCTAAAAGTTACGGATAACGTTGTAAGATTAGGAAGTCAAAGTAAGAATAAAACTATGGACCAATACACTTTGAATAGTATGAGAACGAAAATCAAATGCAAATATAGTTATCTATATTCCAATAAAAGGAAAGAACTAGAAAAGATTTTCAATGAAATGACAGAAGTGCAAACTGAGATAGAGAAATGCGAGAAAGAGATAATTTcttataaaagtataaaaccTCACCTAAAAGTTGATAGTAAATTGTTAGAATTGAAAAGTTCACATGAAGATTCAGTGCTTACTTGGTTGTTTAGTCATTTAGATGACAAATTTGAAGATGTAGACGATGTTGAAGATTGGGAGAAGTTTGATGATTTGGACATCAGTACTGATAAGTTGGATACTTGTTTCTCTGAACAAATGGCTTTAAAAGACATGGAGAGTATGAGAAGTAGTATAAAGTATGTGAAAGATGTTACTGAAGATCTGGAAGAGGCTAAGAAAATGGAGGAGAAATTTTTAGATAAAATTGATAGGGTTAGGAGAAGATTGAATTGTTTTAAG aaaaatatgcTGCaacaaaaagaaaatagatCACAGATACCAAATGTCACCGACCTTCACAGTTTGGAGCCAGAATTACGTTGGAAAATATATCACATGGCAGTGGGCAACATAAAGAATGAACTGATGGCGAAAATGAACGCGTTGATG GACCAGCATACTACTGTAAGCGAAGAATTGGAGGAGGTAGCAACGCTTATCGATGGTGAAGTGATGTCCACAGCGCGGGTAGTAGGAGTCACCACTACCGCCGCCGCTAGACGACACGATCTGCTCAAACGGCTTATGTCGCccatag TGATAGTAGAAGAGGCAGCGGAAGTATTGGAAGCTCACATAGTTGCGTCACTTACGAATCGCTGCCAGCATTTGATACTTATAG GGGACCACAAGCAACTAAAACCCTCAGCAGCCCACTACAAGCTAGCAAAACACTACAACTTAGAAATATCCCTTTTCGAGCGCATGATCCGTAACGGCGTACACGCGCGTACCCTCACGTCACAGAGACGTATGCGACCAAAGTTCGCCAGTCTTATAGTACCAGTCATATATGAGAGACTCGATAGCCACCCTAGTGTGTACGAGTATAAGGATGTGAGGGGAATGAAGGAGAATTTGTGGTTTTATAGCCATGATGTTTATGAGGAGTCTGAG GGTTTAGAAGATAGTTGGAGCCACAAGAACACGTTCGAAGCGAAATGGTGCGTGGCCCTGGCGGACTACTTGCGCAAAATGAAGTACACACCGGCGGAAATCACCATACTGGCCACCTACACTGGACAAGCGACGCTTATTAAAGAA CTAACCAAAAACTACGATTCTCTTCGAGACGTCAAAGTGACAGTAGTCGACAACTACCAAGGGGAAGAGAACAGGATAGTCATATTGTCGCTAGTGAGGAGTAACAGAGACGGCAAGATCGGGTTCCTTTCCGCTGAAAATAGGGTTTGTGTGGCTCTGTCCCGCGCTAAGGAGG gtttcTACATATTCGGAAACATGACCGTTTTGCAATCTTCTAGTCGCCTGTGGAGGCAAATTAACACAAGATTGATTGAACAAAACGCCATTGGCGACAAAATAACGCTTACGTGTGAAACGCATAAAACTACTGTTGAT